In Alteromonas sp. V450, the following proteins share a genomic window:
- a CDS encoding cytochrome c5 family protein gives MKLKTWLTVAATALTVFAAQAQEMSNDEIAERIKPVGKVHVAGAAAEGSAAAAGGAKSGEDVYNSACVACHSAGVLGAPKLQNAADWQPRLDERGLDGVWQNALNGINAMPARGTCGNCTDDEIKAAIEYMIEGI, from the coding sequence GTGAAATTAAAGACTTGGTTAACTGTTGCTGCTACTGCGCTAACCGTTTTTGCAGCACAAGCACAAGAAATGAGTAACGATGAAATTGCCGAACGTATTAAGCCAGTAGGTAAAGTTCACGTAGCGGGTGCAGCGGCCGAAGGCAGCGCCGCAGCGGCAGGTGGTGCAAAGTCTGGTGAAGACGTTTATAACTCTGCTTGTGTAGCGTGTCACTCAGCAGGTGTGCTTGGTGCACCTAAACTGCAAAACGCAGCAGATTGGCAGCCTCGATTGGACGAGCGTGGTCTTGACGGTGTTTGGCAAAACGCGCTAAACGGCATCAACGCCATGCCTGCACGTGGTACATGCGGTAATTGTACTGACGACGAAATAAAAGCAGCAATCGAGTACATGATTGAAGGTATTTAA
- a CDS encoding DNA-binding transcriptional regulator, whose amino-acid sequence MKESILDVVHSTAKDLSEAGVMDKQTMHKFDALCLPKLKQYDGQRIKAIREKARVSQAVFAAYLNITPSTIKQWEQGNKKPRGTSLKLLSLVEQKGLEILM is encoded by the coding sequence ATGAAAGAAAGCATTTTAGATGTAGTACATAGTACTGCAAAAGACTTGAGCGAAGCCGGAGTAATGGATAAGCAGACTATGCATAAGTTTGATGCATTATGTTTACCCAAACTCAAGCAATATGATGGACAGCGGATAAAAGCAATCCGTGAAAAAGCAAGAGTAAGCCAAGCTGTTTTTGCTGCCTATTTAAATATCACGCCATCTACAATCAAGCAGTGGGAGCAGGGGAACAAAAAGCCTCGAGGTACTTCTTTAAAGCTTCTGAGTCTTGTTGAGCAGAAAGGTTTAGAGATCTTGATGTAA
- the ubiA gene encoding 4-hydroxybenzoate octaprenyltransferase: MKHNWNAYARLMRLDKPVGIYLLLWPTLWALLMAAQGLPSLGITLIFVAGVIVMRSAGCVINDYADRKVDGSVKRTAQRPLATKEVSAKQALQLFGVLIAIAFILVLFLNWQTIALSVIALLLAASYPFMKRYTHLPQVVLGAAFGWAIPMAFMAVLETVPTYAWWLFIANLLWTVAYDTMYAMVDRDDDLQIGVKSTAILFGKNDVLIVMLLQALALTILWCIGLTINATWPYYIAVLFSALLCVRQYQLIKRRQREGCFTAFIENHYIGLAITLGTALHFYLVR, from the coding sequence ATGAAGCATAATTGGAACGCATACGCGCGATTAATGCGCTTAGACAAACCGGTTGGCATATATTTATTATTATGGCCTACGCTGTGGGCGCTGCTTATGGCGGCGCAAGGTTTGCCGTCATTAGGCATTACTTTAATTTTCGTAGCGGGTGTAATTGTTATGCGTTCGGCTGGTTGTGTAATTAACGACTATGCTGACAGAAAAGTAGATGGTAGCGTAAAGCGCACCGCTCAGCGCCCTTTAGCAACTAAAGAAGTGTCGGCGAAACAAGCACTTCAGCTATTTGGTGTACTCATCGCCATCGCTTTTATACTGGTGCTTTTCCTCAACTGGCAAACTATTGCGCTGTCGGTAATTGCGCTACTGCTTGCTGCAAGCTATCCCTTCATGAAGCGCTATACCCACTTGCCGCAGGTGGTATTGGGTGCGGCATTTGGTTGGGCCATTCCCATGGCTTTTATGGCCGTACTAGAAACTGTACCAACGTACGCTTGGTGGTTGTTTATTGCTAACTTACTATGGACCGTAGCGTACGACACCATGTACGCCATGGTAGACCGCGACGACGATTTGCAAATAGGCGTTAAGTCTACCGCTATACTGTTCGGCAAAAACGACGTATTAATTGTGATGTTGTTGCAAGCCTTGGCGCTAACTATTCTGTGGTGCATAGGCTTAACCATCAACGCGACCTGGCCTTACTACATAGCGGTGCTATTTTCTGCTTTGCTATGTGTGCGCCAATATCAACTTATTAAACGCCGCCAGCGTGAAGGCTGTTTCACCGCGTTTATTGAAAACCACTACATTGGTTTAGCCATTACGCTTGGTACGGCGCTGCATTTTTATTTGGTAAGGTAA
- the nhaC gene encoding Na+/H+ antiporter NhaC, whose amino-acid sequence MSVTSPQVLRSPSFAQSLLCFSVIVALIAGGLFGLGISLHALIFLCLLWAGINAFSLGYSYLQIRELMTSALTRAMPAIYIFILIGMVIASFMQSGTISTLIYYGLSWLSPSIFLAVGLILCAVMSVATGTSWGTVGTMGVVLMGIGTAMNIPLPIVAAMVVCGATFGDKMSPVSDTTNLAAMSAGTNLYRHMYAMLLTTLPSFLVTFIIFLVIGVSYASQNLNVEQIIEIKAALASHYNLAPYITLLPLVLLTVLSIKKVPAEVTMSCSILLAVIIAIFYQGTNTISVLNALWENTPQNTGIENLDALLGRGGISSMSWTLLLALMAIALGGILHGAGFLAVLLAGVIERVKRTATLIAVTIASGFLGNVAMGEAYISIILNCQLFKPKYEQQHLDPAVLSRSVEEGATMTTGLIPWTTAGAFYSATLGVEVLDYAPYAFFNYLNGVIAVAMAALGVGLLKGKGAKR is encoded by the coding sequence GTGTCAGTAACATCGCCTCAGGTTTTACGTAGCCCCAGTTTTGCTCAGTCACTGCTTTGTTTTAGCGTTATTGTGGCACTAATAGCGGGTGGGTTGTTTGGCCTTGGTATTAGCCTGCACGCGCTTATATTTTTGTGTTTACTGTGGGCCGGTATTAACGCCTTTAGTTTGGGGTACTCGTATCTGCAAATTCGAGAGTTAATGACCAGTGCATTAACTCGGGCTATGCCGGCAATCTATATCTTTATCCTTATAGGTATGGTTATCGCCAGCTTTATGCAAAGCGGCACTATCTCAACGCTTATTTACTACGGATTAAGTTGGCTAAGCCCAAGCATATTTTTAGCGGTGGGGTTAATTTTGTGTGCGGTAATGTCGGTGGCTACAGGTACATCGTGGGGTACGGTAGGCACAATGGGTGTGGTGCTAATGGGTATTGGCACTGCCATGAACATTCCCCTACCTATTGTGGCGGCCATGGTAGTATGCGGCGCAACGTTTGGCGATAAAATGTCACCGGTTTCTGATACCACCAACCTTGCGGCCATGAGTGCAGGCACCAACCTTTATCGGCACATGTACGCCATGTTGCTCACTACGTTGCCTAGCTTTCTTGTCACCTTCATCATTTTCCTGGTAATAGGTGTTAGTTATGCAAGCCAGAATTTAAATGTTGAACAGATAATTGAAATTAAAGCCGCGCTTGCCAGCCACTATAACCTTGCACCCTACATAACACTGTTACCTCTAGTATTGCTTACAGTATTAAGCATTAAAAAAGTGCCGGCTGAAGTGACCATGTCGTGCAGTATTCTGCTTGCCGTTATCATCGCTATTTTCTACCAAGGCACCAACACTATTAGCGTGCTTAACGCGCTGTGGGAAAACACACCACAAAATACGGGCATCGAGAATTTAGATGCGCTTTTAGGTAGGGGCGGCATCAGCAGTATGAGTTGGACGTTGCTCCTCGCCTTAATGGCAATAGCATTAGGCGGCATATTGCACGGCGCTGGTTTTTTAGCGGTTTTGCTGGCAGGCGTTATTGAACGTGTAAAGCGCACGGCAACCTTAATTGCAGTAACTATAGCATCGGGGTTTTTAGGTAATGTGGCCATGGGCGAGGCTTACATTTCGATTATTTTAAATTGCCAACTGTTTAAACCAAAATATGAACAGCAGCACCTTGACCCTGCCGTGCTATCAAGGTCGGTAGAAGAGGGGGCAACCATGACCACGGGGCTTATTCCTTGGACAACCGCCGGTGCGTTTTATTCTGCAACACTTGGTGTTGAGGTTCTCGACTATGCGCCCTATGCGTTTTTTAACTATTTGAATGGCGTTATTGCGGTAGCCATGGCCGCATTAGGGGTAGGTTTGTTGAAAGGGAAGGGGGCTAAACGTTGA
- a CDS encoding DUF262 domain-containing protein: MSKHNQVTQLSVRELFNSNTQYIIPIYQRNYAWGAPEIEQLIQDISDAAGLITEVDETTAAKQAKYYLGSLVVYERTTIAQQTKVVYETIDGQQRHTTLSILLAYLKHRNVLGVDKLQELDLNLSFDSRPKSTRALDDIYNGITNGESEEPTIHAAFNIVQRYFKTKGLDVAAKTQLFFEYLLDNVIVLKVVVPPQTDLNHYFEIMNNRGEQLEKHEVLKAKFMATLGNDEERNCFSVIWDACSNMKRYTQMGFQSDLRKTIFGDDWQAMPISFDAIKEKHNSRVQKQDAMTLLEIIDDKALTINSNDDEREKEERFGTIIDFSNFLLHVLKLMKPCEGVSLDDKRLIDAFISKDNGLKVEAKDFVYELLKYRILFDSYIIKPNQSDDKRKWSLARLNANKSGKSFNPVYTNTFGSEHNEKIRMILSMFHVSNPALVYKRWLNDALDIINKNTVKQKNFALNGAVYLAELERLSDRYFNEITNGKNLAFNEDQPGVLHQGTGVQNFIFNRLDYLIWRRLSAGESVDGIRSEDLGKHFSEFQFSFRTSVEHYFPQTNPFGAKKMKDVDRFGNLCLISPSSNSKLSNYSPLDKAKFYQQNNRAESLKQAIMMKYNEWGAEPGEQGHKNIVKHEAEMIKILLNQ, encoded by the coding sequence TTGAGTAAACATAATCAAGTAACGCAGCTATCTGTACGAGAACTTTTTAATAGCAACACCCAATACATCATCCCTATTTATCAGCGGAACTATGCCTGGGGCGCACCAGAGATTGAGCAGCTTATTCAAGATATTAGTGACGCAGCAGGGCTTATTACTGAAGTAGATGAAACTACTGCAGCAAAACAAGCAAAGTATTATTTAGGTAGTCTTGTTGTTTACGAACGTACAACTATCGCCCAGCAGACCAAAGTAGTGTACGAAACCATCGATGGACAGCAAAGACATACTACGCTGTCTATCTTATTGGCATATCTAAAACATCGGAATGTACTGGGGGTGGATAAATTACAGGAATTAGATCTTAATCTGTCCTTTGATAGTCGCCCCAAATCAACCCGAGCGCTAGATGATATTTATAACGGTATAACTAATGGAGAGTCTGAAGAACCCACCATCCACGCAGCCTTCAACATTGTACAGCGTTACTTCAAAACGAAAGGGCTTGATGTAGCAGCTAAAACTCAGCTGTTTTTTGAGTATCTATTGGATAACGTCATCGTACTAAAAGTTGTTGTTCCACCACAAACCGACCTCAATCACTACTTTGAGATCATGAACAACCGTGGCGAACAGCTGGAGAAGCATGAAGTTTTAAAAGCGAAATTCATGGCTACGCTCGGTAATGACGAAGAAAGAAACTGCTTTTCTGTAATCTGGGACGCATGCTCGAATATGAAGCGTTATACCCAAATGGGTTTTCAATCAGATTTACGCAAAACAATATTCGGCGATGATTGGCAAGCGATGCCAATAAGCTTTGATGCCATTAAAGAAAAGCACAATAGCAGGGTACAAAAGCAAGATGCAATGACGCTTCTGGAAATTATCGACGACAAAGCCCTAACCATTAACAGCAATGACGACGAGCGGGAAAAGGAAGAGCGCTTCGGTACGATAATCGATTTTTCAAACTTTTTACTTCATGTTCTAAAACTGATGAAGCCATGTGAGGGCGTTTCGTTAGATGATAAGAGATTGATTGATGCGTTTATTTCTAAGGACAATGGCTTAAAGGTCGAAGCTAAAGACTTTGTTTATGAATTACTCAAGTACCGCATTCTATTTGATAGCTACATAATTAAACCTAACCAAAGCGATGATAAGCGTAAATGGAGTTTGGCAAGGCTTAACGCTAATAAAAGCGGCAAAAGCTTTAATCCTGTGTATACAAATACCTTTGGCAGTGAGCACAATGAAAAAATTCGCATGATATTATCCATGTTTCATGTATCGAACCCCGCCTTAGTCTATAAACGCTGGCTCAACGACGCATTGGATATCATCAATAAAAACACGGTAAAGCAAAAGAATTTCGCGCTTAATGGTGCAGTATATTTAGCTGAACTTGAAAGGTTAAGCGACCGGTATTTTAACGAAATCACCAACGGAAAAAATTTGGCGTTTAACGAAGATCAACCCGGCGTTTTGCACCAAGGAACCGGAGTACAGAATTTTATTTTTAACCGATTGGACTATCTTATTTGGCGTAGGCTTTCGGCTGGTGAGTCAGTAGATGGTATTAGAAGTGAAGACCTTGGTAAGCATTTTTCCGAGTTCCAGTTCTCTTTTAGGACCTCTGTTGAGCATTATTTCCCCCAAACCAATCCGTTTGGTGCGAAAAAAATGAAGGATGTTGATCGTTTTGGAAACCTATGCTTGATCTCACCGAGCAGTAACTCAAAGCTTAGCAATTACTCACCGTTAGATAAGGCAAAGTTTTATCAACAGAACAATCGTGCTGAAAGCTTAAAACAAGCGATTATGATGAAATATAACGAATGGGGTGCAGAGCCTGGGGAACAAGGGCACAAAAACATCGTTAAGCATGAAGCTGAGATGATAAAGATTTTGCTTAATCAATAA
- a CDS encoding YeeE/YedE family protein, with the protein MKSIIASLVCGLLFGFGLIVSGMSNPARVLNFLDLSANWDATLAFVMGGAILVAAPGMYWVRKRNKPLFADKFDIPTSNTIDAKLIFGAIAFGIGWGISGFCPGPAVVAIASLQTDVLLFVSAMIVGMLAQHWLKPKAA; encoded by the coding sequence ATGAAATCAATTATTGCCTCGCTGGTTTGCGGGCTTCTGTTTGGCTTTGGCCTTATTGTGTCAGGTATGAGCAACCCAGCCCGTGTACTGAACTTTTTAGACCTTAGCGCCAATTGGGATGCCACCTTAGCATTTGTTATGGGCGGCGCTATTTTAGTGGCTGCGCCAGGTATGTACTGGGTGCGTAAGCGCAACAAGCCTTTGTTTGCCGATAAGTTTGATATACCAACCAGTAACACTATCGACGCGAAGCTCATTTTTGGTGCTATTGCGTTTGGCATTGGCTGGGGAATAAGCGGTTTTTGCCCAGGCCCTGCAGTAGTGGCGATCGCCTCGCTTCAAACTGATGTGCTGTTGTTTGTAAGTGCCATGATTGTTGGCATGCTGGCCCAGCATTGGTTGAAGCCCAAGGCGGCTTAA
- a CDS encoding type II toxin-antitoxin system RelE/ParE family toxin codes for MESIRIYKLKWFKRWASKEGLSDSLLKLAIAEMQQGLVDADLGANVYKKRVPLLGQGKSRSLRTLIAFQVDNKAFFIYGFSKSTRSNVSVKELKSLKLLAKELLNYSEEKLKKAIDSGSIEEVR; via the coding sequence ATGGAATCTATACGCATATATAAATTGAAGTGGTTCAAGAGGTGGGCGAGTAAGGAAGGTTTATCAGACAGCTTGCTAAAATTAGCAATTGCAGAGATGCAACAGGGATTAGTTGACGCCGATTTAGGTGCAAACGTATATAAAAAGCGAGTACCTCTTTTGGGGCAGGGCAAAAGTAGAAGTTTAAGAACCCTCATAGCTTTTCAAGTGGATAATAAAGCCTTTTTTATTTACGGTTTTTCCAAAAGCACCCGCTCTAACGTTAGTGTTAAAGAGTTGAAGTCTTTAAAACTCTTAGCTAAAGAGCTACTGAACTACAGCGAGGAAAAGCTTAAGAAAGCTATTGATTCAGGTAGTATTGAAGAGGTGAGATAA
- a CDS encoding accessory factor UbiK family protein gives MLDPKKLEDLAKQIADAVPPGVKNMAEEAEGRVKAVLQSQLSKLDLVTREEFDIQSQVLIRTREKLDAMESRIAELEAKLAEK, from the coding sequence ATGTTGGATCCGAAGAAACTCGAAGATTTAGCGAAACAAATTGCTGATGCCGTACCACCTGGCGTTAAAAACATGGCTGAAGAAGCCGAAGGTCGAGTAAAGGCAGTATTGCAGTCGCAGCTGTCTAAGCTAGATTTAGTAACTCGTGAAGAGTTCGATATTCAAAGCCAAGTGCTTATTCGTACTCGCGAAAAGCTAGACGCAATGGAAAGCCGCATTGCAGAGCTTGAAGCAAAGCTAGCAGAAAAGTAG
- a CDS encoding chorismate lyase produces MSFTATFPVGLPVNWHGPDDILIDDAQLKNWLLDTGSLTERVQASCQHFALQLLGQQTQVPHPSEQSLLFANGDTRYQAREILLCGDGTPWVFARSIIPQAFVDAELSELGNEPLGKRLFNDARFKRSAFQLCQLSASAFGYNTSHTLWGRRSLFTLDNYSMIVAEVFLPEAPAYCAMKNAKAS; encoded by the coding sequence GTGAGTTTTACTGCCACCTTTCCAGTGGGATTACCTGTAAATTGGCACGGGCCAGACGACATCTTGATAGATGATGCGCAGTTGAAAAATTGGCTACTCGATACCGGTTCGCTAACAGAAAGGGTGCAAGCGTCTTGTCAGCATTTTGCATTACAGCTGTTAGGCCAGCAGACACAAGTGCCTCATCCAAGTGAGCAATCACTATTATTCGCCAATGGTGACACTCGTTATCAGGCGCGAGAAATACTGTTGTGTGGTGACGGTACGCCATGGGTATTTGCACGCTCTATTATCCCTCAAGCGTTTGTTGATGCAGAACTTTCTGAGTTAGGTAATGAGCCGTTAGGAAAGCGTCTATTCAATGATGCCAGATTTAAACGCTCAGCGTTTCAATTATGCCAGTTGTCAGCTTCAGCGTTTGGCTATAACACATCGCATACTTTGTGGGGGCGACGCTCGTTGTTTACATTAGACAATTACAGCATGATAGTGGCTGAAGTGTTTCTGCCTGAAGCGCCGGCTTACTGTGCAATGAAAAACGCAAAAGCAAGCTGA
- a CDS encoding helix-turn-helix domain-containing protein, which produces MGKVEYTKKLLGNLVKQARAVSMDQEELALRAGTSKNTVSRLERGKGINSDTLLTILKQLEVLDPLIEAIEKEYEFVSDNPLRKSSRAEKELPNDF; this is translated from the coding sequence ATGGGTAAAGTTGAATATACGAAAAAACTGCTTGGCAACCTCGTAAAGCAAGCGAGAGCTGTTTCCATGGATCAAGAAGAGTTAGCGCTTAGAGCCGGGACCAGTAAAAATACTGTTAGTAGATTAGAGCGAGGAAAAGGCATAAATTCGGATACCTTGCTTACAATATTAAAACAACTCGAAGTGCTTGATCCTCTTATTGAAGCCATCGAAAAAGAGTACGAGTTTGTAAGCGATAACCCGTTGAGGAAAAGCTCACGCGCAGAAAAGGAATTACCTAATGACTTCTAG
- the rep gene encoding DNA helicase Rep: protein MKLNEAQESAVTYVSGPCLVLAGAGSGKTRVITNKIAHLVRNCDMPARYIAAVTFTNKAAREMKERVAQTLGKPEARGLKVSTFHTMGLTIIKAHVKDLGLKPGFSLFDDKDSFALLNDLTSDTLDGDKDQLQLLQSCISNWKNDLILPDALLKSATSTGEREFAEAYKRYQDNLKAYNALDFDDLILLPTLLLKSSEAIRAKWQSKIRYLLVDEYQDTNTSQYELVKLLVGERARFTVVGDDDQSIYSWRGAKPQNLHLLQQDFPRLNVIKLQQNYRSSGRILHCANILIQNNPHLFDKTLFSELQYGEPLKVIEAKNEEHEGERVVAELLAHKFMNRTQFKDYAILYRGNHQSRIFEKLLMSNRIPYKISGGMSFFGRAEVKDIMAYLRLLVNQDDDNALLRIINTPGRGIGRATLEKLGNFANSLGVSMFEAATHPNLNSVLPDKAFHSVSTFARWVVELSDNAERGNTADAVRTMIRTMGYEEWLYETSASPKAAEMAMANVSTLFGWVNDMLEGNDLDQPMTLTEVVNRLILRDMMERGEDDGEGDQVQLMTLHASKGLEFPIVFLVGMEEGLLPHQSSIDEDNVEEERRLAYVGITRAQRELVFSLAKERRQFGEVINPEPSRFLFELPADDVQWENQKPKVTKEERQQKAQVGIANLRGILGKK, encoded by the coding sequence ATGAAACTAAATGAAGCTCAAGAATCTGCCGTTACCTATGTGTCTGGCCCATGTTTGGTGCTGGCAGGGGCGGGCAGTGGTAAAACCCGTGTAATTACCAACAAAATTGCTCATTTAGTTAGAAACTGCGATATGCCAGCGCGCTATATTGCAGCGGTTACCTTCACCAACAAAGCCGCACGTGAAATGAAAGAACGTGTTGCGCAAACCTTGGGTAAGCCAGAAGCACGCGGGTTAAAAGTGTCAACCTTCCACACCATGGGCTTAACCATTATTAAAGCTCATGTAAAAGACTTAGGCCTAAAGCCGGGCTTCTCGTTATTTGACGATAAAGACTCATTCGCGTTGCTTAACGATTTGACGTCCGACACCCTCGATGGCGATAAAGATCAGCTTCAGCTTTTACAAAGCTGCATCTCGAACTGGAAAAACGATCTTATCTTGCCTGATGCTTTATTAAAATCAGCAACCAGCACGGGTGAGAGAGAGTTTGCAGAAGCCTACAAGCGTTACCAAGACAACCTTAAGGCATATAACGCGCTAGACTTCGACGACCTAATTTTATTACCTACATTACTTTTAAAAAGTAGCGAAGCAATAAGAGCCAAATGGCAGAGCAAAATTCGCTATTTGCTGGTGGATGAGTACCAAGATACCAATACCAGTCAGTACGAGTTGGTAAAGCTATTAGTAGGTGAGCGTGCGCGCTTTACTGTGGTGGGCGACGATGACCAGTCTATCTATTCATGGCGTGGCGCTAAGCCGCAGAATTTGCACCTGTTACAGCAAGACTTTCCGCGCTTAAACGTCATTAAGCTACAGCAAAATTACCGCTCGTCAGGCCGTATTCTGCATTGCGCGAATATTCTTATTCAGAACAATCCGCATTTGTTCGATAAAACCCTGTTCTCAGAGCTGCAGTACGGCGAGCCGCTAAAAGTGATAGAGGCGAAGAACGAAGAGCATGAAGGTGAGCGCGTGGTGGCAGAACTGCTGGCGCACAAGTTCATGAACCGCACCCAGTTTAAAGACTACGCCATTTTGTATCGCGGGAATCACCAAAGTCGTATTTTTGAAAAGCTGTTAATGAGTAACCGCATTCCGTACAAAATCAGCGGCGGTATGTCGTTCTTTGGTCGTGCTGAAGTGAAAGACATTATGGCGTATTTAAGGTTGTTGGTGAACCAAGACGACGATAACGCTTTGCTTCGCATTATTAACACGCCAGGGCGCGGTATAGGCCGCGCTACGCTGGAAAAACTGGGTAACTTTGCAAATAGCTTGGGCGTGTCTATGTTCGAAGCGGCGACGCACCCTAACTTAAATAGCGTGCTGCCCGACAAAGCCTTTCATTCGGTTTCTACCTTTGCCCGTTGGGTGGTTGAGTTGTCGGACAATGCAGAGCGTGGCAACACTGCCGATGCAGTGCGCACCATGATCCGCACCATGGGTTATGAAGAATGGCTGTATGAAACCAGCGCCAGCCCTAAAGCTGCTGAAATGGCCATGGCCAACGTAAGTACCTTGTTCGGTTGGGTTAACGATATGCTGGAAGGCAATGACCTAGACCAACCCATGACATTAACCGAAGTGGTGAACCGTCTGATATTGCGTGACATGATGGAGCGCGGCGAAGACGACGGGGAAGGGGACCAAGTACAGTTAATGACGCTGCATGCCTCAAAAGGTTTGGAATTTCCTATTGTATTCTTAGTGGGCATGGAAGAAGGCCTATTGCCACACCAAAGCAGCATTGACGAAGATAACGTAGAAGAAGAGCGCCGACTTGCTTACGTGGGTATTACGCGTGCTCAGCGAGAGCTTGTTTTCAGCCTTGCTAAAGAGCGCAGGCAGTTCGGTGAAGTCATTAATCCAGAGCCCAGCCGCTTTTTATTTGAATTGCCGGCTGATGACGTACAGTGGGAAAACCAAAAGCCAAAAGTAACCAAAGAAGAGCGTCAGCAAAAGGCGCAGGTTGGTATTGCTAACCTTAGGGGGATTTTGGGTAAAAAGTAA
- a CDS encoding DUF262 domain-containing protein, whose protein sequence is MAIVLSTPQTISHLLAQKLAIPNYQRAYKWQPKHVNQLIDDIFHHRIKPCYRLGTVVLHQDKDNDVLNIVDGQQRLLTLSLLCTILNESGKLISSPLLEHKFESSVSIENLKCNAQIIAKRVGSLSGIERQELLNFVLNKCELIQVTLDDLSEAFQFFDSQNARGKALAPHDLLKAFHLREMMDSSEQSERLHHVSLWEKGINPDDNSANLHTIMGEFLFRMRRWIDGDYGIQFSRHNIDVFKGINLDKTQYVYADAILALNYAVESFNTDIARKWDRQTKNYPFQVDQVIINGKRFFEYVQHYIAMHSKLFVGEKALLNSFLNQHTKYPGCFRKGDVYVKNLFLCSVMYYYDKFGDVELEKVAQICFCWSYSLRLELQRIGIESVDNHAKARSGLLRAISKAIHSQQVLNYQPRYIQEPKFTNAMDVQASIKAMTFGSSH, encoded by the coding sequence ATGGCAATTGTGTTGAGCACTCCGCAAACCATTTCACATTTACTGGCGCAAAAACTTGCGATCCCCAATTACCAACGCGCTTATAAGTGGCAGCCGAAACATGTCAACCAGTTGATTGACGACATATTTCATCACCGCATTAAACCTTGCTACCGTTTAGGTACGGTGGTGCTGCATCAAGATAAAGACAACGATGTTCTCAACATAGTTGATGGCCAACAGCGTCTTCTGACCTTGTCGCTGCTTTGTACTATTTTAAACGAATCAGGGAAACTCATTTCCTCTCCTCTTCTCGAACACAAATTTGAGTCATCCGTTAGTATTGAAAACCTCAAATGTAATGCGCAGATCATCGCTAAACGGGTTGGAAGTCTTTCTGGAATTGAAAGACAAGAACTACTGAATTTCGTTCTTAATAAGTGTGAGCTTATTCAAGTGACATTGGACGATTTAAGTGAAGCATTCCAATTCTTCGACTCACAAAATGCGCGTGGTAAGGCACTAGCTCCTCATGATCTACTAAAAGCTTTCCACCTGCGCGAAATGATGGACTCTAGCGAACAAAGCGAACGGCTGCATCACGTTAGCTTATGGGAGAAAGGTATAAATCCTGACGATAATTCAGCGAATCTACACACGATTATGGGCGAATTCTTGTTCCGAATGCGTCGCTGGATTGATGGTGACTATGGCATCCAGTTTAGTCGGCACAATATTGATGTATTCAAGGGTATTAATTTAGACAAGACGCAGTACGTTTATGCGGATGCAATACTTGCCCTTAACTATGCAGTTGAAAGCTTCAATACTGATATTGCGCGTAAATGGGACAGGCAAACTAAAAATTACCCGTTTCAAGTGGATCAAGTGATAATCAACGGCAAACGCTTTTTTGAGTATGTCCAGCATTACATAGCAATGCATTCAAAGCTATTTGTTGGGGAAAAGGCGCTGCTTAATTCGTTCCTAAATCAGCATACCAAATACCCTGGTTGTTTCCGCAAAGGGGATGTTTACGTTAAAAATCTATTTCTATGTTCGGTTATGTACTACTACGACAAGTTTGGTGATGTGGAGTTAGAAAAAGTAGCACAAATATGTTTTTGCTGGAGCTATTCGTTACGTCTTGAGTTACAGCGTATCGGTATAGAGTCGGTAGACAATCACGCTAAAGCTCGTAGTGGCCTATTAAGAGCCATCAGTAAAGCAATTCATTCTCAACAAGTATTGAATTATCAGCCTCGTTATATCCAAGAGCCTAAATTCACGAATGCCATGGACGTGCAAGCATCTATTAAAGCAATGACATTTGGAAGTTCACATTGA